The proteins below come from a single Fusarium verticillioides 7600 chromosome 3, whole genome shotgun sequence genomic window:
- a CDS encoding hypothetical protein (At least one base has a quality score < 10) yields the protein MVLPVFGIRHLRPLASPSASTSRSISVPASASASASASASASSSLLKAAPFVISDAAATVAAPPPKASAIPHGHHSLYHGLSIRSFHHAPSPHRPLQTRGKKTTTTIKLSDLPQGLIQPKPASSLPTSSSVSSPHDESTEALPLPLPRLPQDPPAYPTVLLQARQNMLKFDNCVLLTRVGGFYELYFEHAEEYGPLLNIKVANKRTNAGLVPMAGFPFFQLDRFLKILVQDLGRHVAIAEEYPNSPTAKVRSGGLMHDRRVARIITPGTLIDENFMDPYANNYVMAIHIDTGIKATNTVTDVKTVIGRVAGSEGGLAGHEPESDHPSPSAVDVGVGRCAGQSREFQDTMSLGLAWLDLSTGYFCTQEANLASLPTILSRLCPRELLLDQALQSCPDNGLSDLLTEDRHIISYAPCPHDSLLFHPENWMPMLECALTKHEASAFSPAEVHAAGFLLGYVKDRLQGMSMKLQPPLRNKDMQIMAVDKNSMRALEIKQTIRDGVFRGSLLHAIRRTVTKSGARLLNEWLSAPSTSLELITSRQDLVARFIDDVNLSDSVILLLRRSHDSQRLVQKFTLGRGDANDLLDLSSTIDATRDVVNLLKNANAASRKSEHHCLTSLLSRISLTQPLKLSQRIRDAIDEEGIVSQHDAQESEASQMLALAEIVVSNEGSQDDAASLPKGKRKRPVSIRDYYAEENGAWIMRPAASPNLANLHTDLASLTEEKATLNETLRQRFNAPSLSLKWTPGLGHIAHIKGKDARNLADVQALSSSRSTRSFHISEWTLLGQRMDQVRAQIRAEEQAVFYTLRELVVKNLVKLRRNATVLDELDITTSFAKLAREQNLVRPVLNNTTSHTVIGGRHPTVEGGLYEQGRSFVRNDCLVGSPTDGRIWLITGPNMAGKSTFLRQNALITILAQIGCYVPASYAELGIVDAVFSRVGSADNLYRDQSTFMVEMLETATILKQATPRSFVIMDEIGRGTTPEDGTAVAFACLHHLATVNQCRTLFATHFHTVADLAQEEGLRSAETGVVQTYCTNVVEDGEGGFFYNHKLQRGINRQSHALKVARLAGLPDRAIEVAKRALKQDDFI from the exons ATGGTGCTCCCAGTGTTCGGCATCCGCCATCTGCGGCCCTTGGCATcaccttcagcttcaacctccagGTCTATCTCTGTGcctgcctctgcctctgcctctgcctctgcctcgGCCTCAGCTTCTAGCTCTCTGCTCAAGGCAGCCCCATTTGTTATTTCTGACGCTGCAGCAACAGTAGCAGCTCCTCCACCTAAAGCCTCTGCCATTCCTCATGGGCACCACTCACTATACCATGGCTTGTCTATCCGCTCATTCCATCATGCACCATCTCCCCACCGTCCTCTCCAAACCAGGGGTAaaaagaccaccaccaccataaAGCTCTCCGATTTGCCTCAGGGACTTATTCAACCGAAGCCAGCGTCTTCTCTACCAACGTCATCGTCAGTTTCATCTCCCCACGATGAGTCGACAGAAGCCTTGCCGCTCCCGCTGCCGCGATTACCCCAAGATCCTCCCGCGTATCCCACCGTGCTGCTTCAAGCCCGTCAGAATATGCTCAAGTTTGATAATTGTGTGTTGCTGACTCGGGTGGGCGGTTTCTACGAGCTCTACTTTGAGCACGCTGAGGAGTACGGGCCCCTGTTGAACATCAAGGTAGCTAACAAAAGGACAAATGCTGGCCTTGTCCCCATG GCAGgtttccccttcttccagctcgATCGTTTCCTTAAAATCCTCGTTCAAGATCTCGGTCGCCATGTCGCGATCGCTGAGGAGTATCCAAACTCTCCCACAGCAAAAGTCAGATCAGGCGGGTTGATGCATGATCGTCGAGTTGCTCGTATCATTACCCCCGGAACTCTAATAGACGAGAATTTTATGGATCCATATGCCAACAACTACGTGATGGCGATTCATATTGACACAGGCATCAAAGCCACAAATACCGTCACTGATGTTAAGACCGTTATCGGCCGAGTGGCAGGCTCAGAAGGAGGACTAGCGGGCCATGAACCCGAATCAGACcacccatcaccatcagctgTTGACGTTGGCGTTGGCCGATGCGCTGGACAGTCTCGGGAGTTCCAAGACACCATGTCACTCGGCCTAGCCTGGCTTGATCTCTCGACCGGCTACTTCTGCACCCAAGAAGCCAATCTTGCATCTTTACCAACGATATTGTCCCGACTATGCCCGCGCGAGCTTCTCCTAGACCAGGCTCTGCAGTCTTGCCCTGACAATGGCCTATCCGACCTCCTCACTGAGGATCGCCACATCATCTCATACGCACCCTGCCCGCATGATTCTTTGCTGTTTCATCCGGAAAACTGGATGCCCATGCTAGAGTGTGCCCTAACTAAACATGAGGCATCCGCCTTCTCACCAGCTGAGGTACACGCTGCCGGCTTCCTTCTTGGTTATGTCAAGGATCGACTTCAAGGCATGAGTATGAAGTTGCAACCTCCGCTAAGAAACAAAGACATGCAGATCATGGCTGTTGATAAAAATAGCATGCGTGCTCTTGAGATCAAGCAAACCATTCGTGATGGTGTGTTCCGGGGTAGTTTGCTACATGCCATTCGTCGCACTGTTACTAAAAGCGGTGCTCGACTCCTTAACGAGTGGCTGAGTGCACCGTCCACGtctcttgagctcatcacTAGTAGACAAGACCTCGTCGCCCGCTTCATCGACGATGTAAACCTGAGTGACTCCGTAATCCTCTTGTTGCGTAGGAGTCACGACTCTCAGCGACTTGTTCAGAAATTCACACTTGGCCGTGGCGATGCTAATGACCTCCTCGATCTGTCCAGTACCATCGATGCGACCAGGGATGTCGTGAATCTCTTGAAGAATGCCAACGCTGCATCTCGCAAGTCAGAGCACCACTGCCTGACTTCATTGTTATCTCGAATCAGTCTCACGCAGCCCCTGAAACTTTCCCAGCGCATCAGAGATGCaatcgatgaagaaggtatTGTGTCACAGCATGACGCCCAAGAGTCCGAGGCCAGCCAGATGTTAGCCCTTGCTGAGATTGTCGTTAGCAACGAAGGTTCGCAGGACGATGCGGCATCTCTTCCTAAGGGCAAGCGAAAACGGCCCGTCAGTATTCGGGATTATTACGCCGAAGAGAATGGAGCCTGGATCATGAGACCTGCTGCGAGCCCAAACTTGGCAAATCTTCACACTGATCTCGCGTCTTTGACAGAAGAGAAAGCGACACTCAACGAAACCCTCCGCCAAAGATTCAATGCTCCTAGTCTATCCCTCAAGTGGACACCCGGCCTTGGCCACATTGCACATATCAAGGGTAAAGACGCTCGAAATCTTGCTGATGTACAAGCTCTGTCCTCGAGTCGTTCCACACGATCTTTTCACATCTCCGAATGGACACTTCTCGGGCAGCGTATGGACCAAGTTCGTGCTCAGATTCGTGCTGAAGAACAAGCCGTGTTCTACACCCTTCGAGAACTTGTCGTCAAAAATCTTGTCAAGCTGCGCCGCAATGCCACCGTCctcgatgaacttgacatcaCGACCTCCTTCGCTAAGTTGGCTCGCGAGCAGAACCTCGTCCGGCCCGTTCTGAACAACACGACTAGTCATACCGTTATAGGCGGCAGACATCCCACTGTTGAGGGAGGCCTTTATGAGCAGGGTCGAAGCTTTGTGAGGAACGACTGTCTGGTTGGATCGCCAACTGACGGCCGGATCTGGCTGATCACAGGTCCCAACATGGCCGGCAAAAGTACGTTTTTACGCCAGAATGCTCTCATCACGATCTTGGCCCAGATCGGCTGCTACGTGCCTGCATCATACGCAGAATTGGGGATTGTGGATGCTGTCTTTAGCCGAGTGGGCTCAGCTGACAACCTCTACCGCGATCAAAGCACATTCATGGTTGAGATGCTGGAAACAGCAACGATCCTCAAGCAGGCAACACCGCGGTCTTTCGTCATAATGGATGAAATCGGCCGGGGAACCACGCCAGAGGACGGCACAGCTGTCGCCTTCGCATGCCTGCATCACCTCGCGACCGTCAACCAATGCCGCACCCTTTTTGCGACACACTTCCACACTGTGGCTGACTtagctcaagaagagggattGCGTTCAGCCGAGACAGGTGTAGTTCAGACGTATTGCACCAATGTAgtcgaggatggcgagggaGGTTTCTTCTACAACCACAAACTTCAGAGAGGTATTAACCGACAGAGTCATGCACTGAAAGTCGCAAGGCTTGCTGGGCTACCGGATCGAGCTATTGAGGTAGCCAAACGTGCCTTGAAGCAAGATGACTTCATATAG
- a CDS encoding 60S acidic ribosomal protein P0, with product MGGKSENKANYFDKLKGLLEAYNSIFIVEVDNVSSQQMHEIRQALRSKGVVLMGKNTMVRRALKTFIPDSPEYERLLPHVKGNVGFVFTNDDLKEVRDIILANKVAAPARAGALAPADVWVPAGNTGMEPGKTSFFQALGVPTKIARGTIEITTDLKLVEAGSKVGPSEATLLNMLNISPFTYGMGISQVYDQGQSFPPSVLDVGEEQLLKTLSQAITTIATISLALNFPTLPSVLHSVVNSYKKVLAVAISTEITWPEIEELKDRIANPDAYASAAPAAAASGGAAAPAETEKKDESEEEDEDEEGFGGLFD from the exons ATGGGGGGCAAGTCTGAGAACAAGGCCAACTATttcgacaagctcaagggctTGCTCGAGGCCTacaactccatcttcatcgttgaggttgacaatGTCAGCTCTCAGCAGATGCACGAGATCCGACAGGCTCTCCGAAGCAAGGGTGTCGTCCTCATGGGCAAGAACACCATG GTTCGCCGAGCCTTGAAGACCTTCATCCCCGACTCCCCCGAGTACGAGCGTCTCCTCCCCCACGTCAAGGGCAACGTTGGTTTCGTCTTCACCAACGACGACCTTAAGGAGGTCCGTgacatcatcctcgccaacaAGGTTGCTGCTCCTGCTCGTGCCGGTGCTCTCGCCCCCGCCGATGTCTGGGTTCCTGCTGGAAACACTGGTATGGAACCTGGCAAGACCTCTTTCTTCCAGGCCCTCGGTGTCCCCACCAAGATTGCCCGTGGTACCATTGAAATCACCACTGATCTCAAGCTCGTTGAGGCCGGCTCCAAGGTCGGTCCCTCCGAGGCCACGCTCCTCAACATGCTTAACATCTCTCCTTTCACCTACGGCATGGGTATCTCTCAGGTCTACGACCAGGGACAGTCTTTCCCTCCCAGCGTCCTCGATGTCGGTGAGgagcagctcctcaagaCTCTGTCTCAGGCTATCACCACCATTGCCACCATCTCTCTGGCATTGAACTTCCCCACTTTGCCATCTGTTCTGCACTCGGTTGTCAACAGCTACAAGAAGGTTCTTGCTGTTGCGATCTCCACCGAGATCACATGGCCCGAGATCgaggagctgaaggaccGCATTGCCAACCCCGACGCTTATGCTTCCGCCGCTCCTGCCGCTGCCGCTTCCGGTGGCGCTGCCGCCCCtgctgagactgagaagaaggacgagtccgaggaggaggatgaggacgaggagggcTTCGGCGGTCTTTT CGACTAA